One genomic region from Nocardioides plantarum encodes:
- a CDS encoding anthranilate synthase component II, with translation MTVDVVVVDHHDSYTWNLVHLVASVTGVLPAVVQHDEVSAADVLAHTHVVLSPGPGSPDVLADFAVGRAVLRDGGRPVLGVCLGMQGLVTAYGGEVGRVLPAHGTVARVTHDGRGVFAGVVDGFEAVRYHSLAALTVPDELEVSARSEDGVVMGVRHRTLPLEGVQFHPESILSEHGAALVANFLGGAR, from the coding sequence ATGACGGTCGACGTGGTGGTGGTCGACCACCACGACTCCTACACGTGGAACCTCGTGCACCTGGTCGCCTCGGTGACCGGCGTGCTGCCGGCCGTCGTGCAGCACGACGAGGTGTCGGCGGCCGACGTGCTCGCCCACACCCACGTCGTCCTCTCCCCGGGGCCCGGCTCGCCCGACGTCCTGGCGGACTTCGCGGTCGGGCGGGCCGTGCTGCGCGACGGTGGCCGGCCCGTGCTGGGGGTCTGCCTCGGCATGCAGGGCCTGGTCACGGCGTACGGCGGGGAGGTGGGTCGCGTGCTGCCGGCGCACGGCACCGTGGCGCGGGTGACCCACGACGGCCGGGGCGTCTTCGCGGGGGTGGTCGACGGGTTCGAGGCGGTGCGCTACCACTCGCTCGCGGCGCTCACGGTGCCTGACGAGCTCGAGGTGTCGGCCCGCTCCGAGGACGGCGTCGTGATGGGCGTGCGGCACCGGACCCTCCCGCTCGAGGGCGTGCAGTTCCACCCCGAGTCGATCCTGTCCGAGCACGGTGCGGCGCTGGTCGCCAACTTCCTCGGTGGCGCGCGATGA